The sequence below is a genomic window from Citricoccus muralis.
GGAGCTGGAGCGCGACCACCCCGGATTGGCCGGTGCCGATCCGCAGCAGGTCGAGGTGGTGAGCACCGACCGGACGTGATGCTCCACGGTTGACTCAGTTCGCGTAAGACGCCGAGGCCCGCACAGGTTCTGCTGTGCGGGCCTCGGCGTCTAAGGTGGAGACCAGAACGATCACCCCCGGTTCCGGCCCGTGTGCTGTCGTACGTGTGGCGGAACCGGCCAACCTGTGAAGGGGCATTCATGAACAACCTGGCCGAGAAGCTGCTGACCACCGGTATTTCACTGGCGGGAGGCTACATCGGGACGAAGGTCGTGGAGGCCGGCTGGAAGGCGTTCACCGGTGAGGATGCACCGAAGGACGTCGACGACGCGGATCAGTCGCTGGTGCGCGCCGTCGTGTTCGCCACCATTACTGCGGGTATTTCCGCGCTGATCCGGGTGGCGTCGCAGCGCGGTGCGGCAAAGGCGATCGCGACCTTCCAGGATCGCCGAGCCGCCAAGCTCGGCCGCCTCGAGGTCTGATCCGCTCGGCGGGCCCGCTGATATTCTCGGCGATCTCGCTTATTTTGCGGGCTTAGCCGGTTTGGCTGGCTTCGCCGGGCGCGGGTGCGGGCGTTCGGCCCGGGGCGGCTTGGGCGCCGTCGTCACATCCGTTTCTTCCTGGCTGACCACGACGTCGAACAGCTCGTCGGTGTAGAGGTATTCGGGTTTGAGGTGCTTGGTCCGGTAGGCTGCGCGGCCGACCAGGTGCGCCGAGACCGGGGCGGTGATGAGCTGCAACGCCCAGGCCACCACGAGGATCGGCAGCCACACCCAGGCCTGCCACACGCAGGCGAGTCCGATCAGCACGAGAAGCAACCCGAGCACCTGCGGCTTGGTGGCCGCGTGCATGCGCGAGAGCAGATCCGGGAAGCGGAGCAGACCGATGCCCGCCACGGCGGACAGGGCGGTGCCGGCAATGATGAGCACGGCGGCGGCGACGTCCCACCCATCGGCGCCCTGCAGGATGGCAATATCAGCCACGGTCGTTCTCCTTTCGCTCCACGCGCCCGGCACCCCGGTGGTCGGCACCGTGCAGCGTACCCTCGGGGGAATCCGGGGCGTCCACGCTGCCGGTCATTCCCGCTACCGCACCGATCTCGCCCAGGGTCTCTTCGGCGTTGCGCCCGGTCACCGAAGAGCGGCCTGCCTGGTGCTCATGATCGGTGTGTTCGGCGTCTTCCATATGGCGTTTGACTTCGGGGACGGCGTCCACCGTGTAGCGAGCCAGCGTCACCGACCCCACGAACCCGATGACGGAGGCGACCACCACGAAGATGATGTAGTCGGTGGTGTCCTGCAGCACCATGGCGACGACGAGGCCGCTGGACAAGGTGATCAGCAGGACGTCGGTGGCGATGGCGCGGTCCAGGATGGAGGGCCCGCGCACAATGCGGTAGACCGCACCGATCAGACCGATGGTGAGGAACACCAGGCAGATGGCGGCGGCCCAGTTCAGCAGACCCCATTCGGCGATCATCATGCGCGGTCTCCCTTCTCAGCCTCGGATACGGCGTCTGCCCCGGCGTCGGACCCAGTGTCGGACGCGGTGTTCTCCAGATGGCGGCGGATCACGCCGTCGCCGGCCTGATCTTCGGCACGCACCAGGGCGTAATCCTCGCGGGAGCCGATGGCGCGGATAATCCGTGCCTCAATCGACAGCGACGCTTGACGGAAGGCATCCACCTGTTCCTGGTTTTCGGCGTCGAGCACGTGCAGGTACAGGGTGGAGGAGGGCCGGTCGACGTCGATCACCAGCGACCCCGGGATCAGAGCGAGCGCATGACCGACGGCGGTGACAATCAGGTCGTCGTGGCTGCGCAGCCGCACTGCGACCACCGAGTTGATGATGTTGGGGCCCTTCACGATGGCGTCCCGGGCTACGTCGATGGAGGCGAGCACGATCTTCCACAGGAACACCACAGTGAACACGACGGTGTACCAGAGGTTCATCCGGCCCGGGAAGGGTACGCGCGGTAGCCGGAACGCCCAGAGGACGAAGAGGGCGACGGCGAGGCCGATCAGCAGGGTGCCCGGGCGGAAATCCTGCCATAGGGCGCACCACAGCAGGGTCAGGCCGATGACGGTGGGCCACTGGCTCCACAGGGAGATCTGGTCTTCAATGGTGTGGCGGTAGCGCGGTGCCGCACTGGATTCGGTGGTGTCGCTCACGGCTGGCCTCCCGTCTCGTCGTCGGATTCCGAAGAGTTGTGGCCGTTGGAGTCCCCCACGGAGCGGAACTCACCGGGCGAGTCGCTGGAGTCCGCGGGCATCTCGATGCCGTAGTCGGTGAGAACTTCCAGGTCGAGGGAGCCCTGGGAGGCGGCCTCAGGGCCGAGCACCGCTTCGATGTAGGGGGTGCGGACCAGCATGTCCTCGGCGGCTTGATCGGAGAGGTCGTAGAGCGGACCGGCCACCGCGGTGAAGGCGACGCCGAGGCCGACCAGCCCCAAGGTGGGCAGCGCCAGTCCGGCGTTGGTGGTGCGCAGCGGTCGGCGTCCGGTCTCGACACGCTCGAGCTCCTCGACCAGGCGCGAGGGCGGGTCTTCGACGTCTTCGACCTTGCGCCAGAACACGCGCGCCCAGATGCGCATCATCACCAGCAGGGTGAGCAGCGAGGTCACCACGGAACCGACGACGAGCAGCATCGCCAGCCCGCTGCCCTGGCCCACACCAGCCTGCATGAGTCCGAGCTTGCCCAGGAACCCGGAGAACGGCGGGATGCCGCCCAGGTTCAACGCCGGGATCAGGTAGAGCACCGCGATCAGCGGGGAGAGCTTCAGCATGGAGCCCAGCCGAGTGGTGGAGGCGGTGCCGGCCCGGAATTCGATGAGTCCGGTCACCAGGAACAGTGAGGTTTGCAACGTGATGTGGTGAACCACGTAGAAGATCGTGGCACCCAGACCGACCACATTGGACAGGCCGAGCCCGAAGATCATGTAGCCGATGTGCGAGACCAGGGTGAAGGACAGCACACGTTTGATGTCGGTCTGCGCGAGCGCGCCCAGAATACCGACGATCATGGTCAGTAGGGCCACGATCATCAACAGGGTGTTCACCCGGTCGCCGGGGAACAGCAGGGTCTCGGTGCGGACCAGCGCGTAGACGCCGACCTTAGTGAGCAGTCCGGCGAAGACGGCGGTGACCGGGGCCGGTGCGGTCGGGTAGGAGTCGGGCAGCCAGAAGGACAACGGGAACACCGCAGCCTTGATGCCGAATCCGACCAGCAGCATGATGTGCAGCACCTGTTGCAGCGCCGGGTTCAGTTCGGCCAGTTTGATCGCCAGGTCCGCCATGTTCACGGTGCCGGTGGCCCCATAGATCATCGCGATAGCGATCAAGAACACGATGGAGGAGACCACGGAGACCACCACATAGGTGACGCCGGCGCGCACACGGGGCCCGGTCCCGCCCAAGGTGAGCAGCACATAGGATGCGGTCAGCAGAATCTCGAACCCGACGTAGAGGTTGAACAGGTCTCCGGCCAAAAAGGCGTTGGACACCCCGGCCACCAGAATCAGGTAGGTGGGGTGGAAGATCGAGACGGGCCCGCTCCCATCGGATTCGGCCACGCCCTGCGCCGAGGCGTAGAGCAGCACCGCGAGCACGATCGCCGAGGAGACCACCAGCATCAGCGCGGAGAACCGGTCGACCACCAGGGTGATGCCGATCGGCGCCTCCCAGCCACCGAGGAAGACTGCGACGGCGCCGGTGTCCCAGACGTGGGCCAGCAGGGCGATATCGAGGATCAGGGTGAGCACAATCGCGGTGACGGTGACCGCGATCTGGGCCTTGGGACGGCGCACCATCATGAACGCCGCGGCTGCGCCGAGGATCGGCATGATGATGGCCAGCGGGGCCAGGGACACGAAGTGGAAATCGGTCATCATACGTCGTCCCCCTGGGTGGAGCGGTGCGTCCGGTCAGTGTGCTGCGTCCGAGCGGGGGCCTTCGGGGAGGCTTCGGTCGCGTGCTCGTAATGGGCGTTCGGGTCTTCGGCGTCGGTGATGAACTCGGAGTCCTCTTCGTGCAGTTCGGCATCCTCTTCGGCGTCGAAGGAGGGCTGCTCGGCCACCTTGAGGTCTTCGGTGTCTGCCTGGACTTCGTCGCGGCGGGCCAGCTTCCAGGACCGGTAGATCATCGCGAGCAGGAAGGAGGTGGTGGCGAAGGAGATGACGATGGCGGTCAGCGTCAGCGCCTGCGGCAGCGGGTCGAAGTACTCGTCCGGGGAGACCCCGTTGCGCACCAGCGGGGCGAGCCCGGCGTCTCCGGCCATCAGCACGATGAGCAGGTTCGTGCCATTGGTGAACAGCACCAGTCCGAGCAGCACTCGGGTCAGGGTACGCTCCAGGATCAAGTAGATCGCGCCGGTGAACAGCACGCCCATGGCCAGGATCAACACAGCGGTCAAGGTCATCGGCTGCTCCCTTCACTGGGGCCGGACGGGGCCGGAGCGGACGGGGTCGAGGTCGGTGCTGAGGCGCTCTGGGCTGCGGCGGCGTTGCGGCGGGCCTGGCGGCGACGTCGTTCGGCCTCACCCTGGCTGCGGGTATCAGCCTCGGCACGGCGGTCCACTTCGGAGCCTAGCGAGCGCAGCACGTCCACCACGAGTCCCACGACGACGAGGTAGACGCCGACGTCGAACGCCACGGAGGACACCGGGTGGATGTAGCCGAAGAGGGGCAGCGTGGCTTCCAGATCATAGGACTGGAAGACCTGGCCTCCGAAGATCAGCGGCACCACGCCCGAAATCGCCGCAATGGCCAGCCCGGAGCCCAACACCACACCTGCCGGAACCGGGAGTGCTTGTTCGAGCTCATAGCGGCCCCCCGCCAGGTAGCGGATGGTGAGGGCGAGTCCGGCGATGAGTCCGCCCGCGAAACCGCCGCCGGGGGTGTTGTGCCCGGCGAGCAGCAGGTAGATGGAGAGCACGATGACGGCGTGGAAGATCAGCCGGGTGACCACCTCGAAGATGATCGAGCGGCGTTCCGGCGCCAGAGTGCGCCCGGCGACCAGCCACGCGTCGCGCTCCACCGTGGCGAAGCGGCGCATGGTGGCCAGTTCGTCCTTGGCGATGCCCTTTTCGGGGACACGCACCCGACCCACGGAACCATCAGCGACGTCGCCAAGCTGCCGGCGGCGGCGGTCGCGCTGCTGGATGAACACCAGCGAGGCCACGCCCGTGGCGGCCGCGGCGAGCACGGTGATTTCGCCGAAGGTATCCCAGGCGCGGATGTCCACCAGGATCACGTTGACGACGTTGGACCCGCCGCCGATGTCATACGCGAGTTGCGGCATGTCCAGCGAAATCGGATCCGCCACCCGGGAAGCCATCACGGTGGCAGCGACCCACATCATCACCAGGCCGAAGCTGACGGCGAGCAGGGCGCGGGACCAGCGGTCGTTGCGCCCGCGGGCACCCTCCACGCGGGACGGCAGTACGCGCAATCCGAGCACCATGGCCACCAGGATGATGGACTCGACGAGCAGTTGGGTCAGCGCCAGGTCAGGGGCGCCCTGGAGTGCGAAAATCGCGGCCAGCCCGTACCCCGTCACGGAGACCAGCATGATGGTCATGAAGCGTTTGCGGGCCACCATCGCGGTGAAGGTGGCGATGATCACGGCCAGCACCACCACGATCAGCGCTGGGCTGGCGGTGAGTTGCCAGTCGGCAAAGAATGCGACGTTGCTCAGCGTCACGGCGCCTTCGTCGTCGTGCCAGGGGAACAGCATCGCGATCAGCGGGCCGCCCACGGTGACGCCGAGAATGATGAACAGGTAGAAGCTGAGCTCACCGCGCTGGGTGCGCCCGGTGACCCACACCCCGAACGCATCGAGCTTGCCCATGAAGGTGCGGTACGCCCGGGCGGCGTCGAACCAGGTAGGCACCTGGTCCTGGGCTGCGGATACCCTGTCGCGCAGCAGGAAGGCACCCAGGCCGAGGACCAGCATCACCCCGGACAGCAGCAGTGGCACATTGAACCCGTGCCAGAGCGCCAGGTAAGCGGGCTCGTCGTCGGGCTGGAGAGGCGCGGCGGTGGCGCCGAACGCGGTGGGTAGCGCGCCGGTCCATTCGGGCACGAACGGCAGCACCAGGCAGGCCAGTGAGAGCAGCAGCACGGGGCTGAGTCCCAGCCAGGACACGGTGCGGCTGAGCTCGGTATCGGGCATTTTCTGGTTCGGGGCCAGGGTGGCGACGTCGACGTCGGGGTCCAGTGCGGCCGGTTTGGTGGCGAAACCGCCCCAGATGAAACGCGCCGTGTAGGCCACGGTGAACACCGAACCGACGACGATAGCCACCAGCGGGGCCCACATCCAGGCGGCGTGCCAGAAGGAATCCCCGATAGCGCCGGTGTTCACCTCGGCCCAGTGGAGCGCCTGTTCCAGCACAGACTCTTTGGCCATGAAGCCGAACAGCGGCGGAATGCCCGCCATCGAGGCGGCGCCGACGAGCGCGCAGGCAAACAGCCACGGCTGGCTGCGCCACAGTCCGGAGAGCTTGGTGAGGTCGCGGGTGCCGGCTTTCTTGTCGATGGTGCCGACGATCATGAACAGCGGCGCCTTGAACAGTGAGTGCGCCAACAGCATGGCGAGACCGGCCATAGCGGCGTCGCGGTAGCCGAAACCATTGGCGATCATCAGGAAGCCCAGCTGGGAGACGGTGCCGTAGGCGAGCACCAACTTAATGTCGGTTTGGCGCAGGGCCCGCCAGCCGCCGACGAGCATAGTCCACATGCCGACGCCGAGCACGAGTCCCTGCCAGGTGGCCATTTCGGCGAAGCCCGGGGCCAGGCGGGCCACCAGGTAGATGCCGGCTTTCACCATCGCGGCGGCGTGCAGGTACGCAGACACCGGGGTGGGGGCGGCCATCGCGGCCGGGAGCCAGAAGTGGAAGGGGACCTGGGCGGATTTGGTGAGCGCGCCGATGAGCACCAGCGCGATGGCCCAGCCCATGAACGCCCCGGCGTAGGGCCCGGTGAGCATCTCGGGGGCCGCCAGCACGATGTCGGAGATGCGATAGGTTCCGGCGGCTTCGCCCAGCATGAGCAGGCCAATCAGCATGGCCAGGCCGCCGAAGGTGGTGACCACCAGCGCGGTCAGCGCGGAACGGCGGGCGAAAATGCGGTGACCGGCGTGGCCGATCAGCAGGAAGGAGAGCACCGAGGTGATCTCCCAGAAGATGTAGAGAATCAGCAGGTCATCGGTGGTCACCAGCCCGAACATGGCACCGGCGAAGGCCAGCAGCACCGCGCCGAAGGAACCGAGTTTGGGGTCGCCCGCGGAGAAATACCGGGCACAGTAGACGAGCACCAGCGCGCCCACGCCGAGCACGATGAGCCCCATGAACGCGGCCAGTGTGTCCATCCGGAAGCTGAGCTGCACTCCCAGGGAGGGCAGCCAGTCGAAGGTCTGGACCAGCGGATCCCCCGCGCCGTCGGCCCCGGATCCAGCAGCGAGCAGTTCTTCGGAAGCGAGAATGTGCGGCAGCTGGGTGCAGAGCCAGATGAACCCCGCCGCCGGAACCGCAGCCAGCACCAGAAAGCCGCTGCGGTCCATCACACGGAAAATGAGGGGGGCCACCATGGCGACCGCGAACAGTGCAATCAAGACAATGAGCACAGGCGGGCCTCCGTCGGGCTGGGGGCGGGGACCTGTTTATTCTACAGTCTCGTCACCCTCGCTCCGCGCGCTTAACATGAGCTTCATCACAGTCAGCCGGCGGCAACCTCTTCGTGCTGCACCGGATCCGTCACGCGCAATAACAGCATCGCCCCAGCCACCAGCACGAAGACGATGGCAACGATCATCCAGCGGGAGTCCCCGAAAATCCCCACCAGCACGGCAATGAGAGCAGGAGCCAGGAACGAGACCGAGCGTCCGGTGGTGGCGTAAAGACCGTAAATTTCGCCGGCCCGCTCCGGGGTGGTCAGCCGCCCCAAAAACGCACGCGACGCCGATTGCACGGGGCCGACAAAGAAGCACAGCACCAAACCGAAGATCCAGAATGCCTGAGGGCCTTCCAGGAAGAACAGGATGACCGCTACCGAAATCAGCCCCGCCAGGGACGCCATGATCACGGATTTCGGGCCGAAGCGGTCATCGAACCATCCACCGGCGAACGCACCGGCGGCGGCGATGACATTAGCCACGATCCCGAAGATCAGCACGTCCCCGGTGGCGATGCCGTACACGGTGGTTCCCAGGATTCCGCCATACGTGAACACGGCTCCCACGCCGTCACGAAACACCGCCGAGGACACCAGGAACCAGAAGGTATTGCGCTCTTCGCGCCACAGCAGGGCGATGGTGCGGAACAGTTCCCGGTAGGAATCCAGTAGGCTCGGGCGCGGTGCGTTCGCCTGCTCAGCGGAGGGCCGCGGGCTGGGCGCGGTGAGCATCAACGGCAGAGAGAAGATCAGGAACCACACGGCGGCGAACACGGCGACGATGCGGACGTTCATGGCGTCGTCGCCGGTGATGCCCAGCCAGTGGGTGTCGCCGGCGATGAATCCGACGTAGACGATGAGCAGCAGGAAGATCCCACCCAGGTAGCCCGCGCCCCAGCCGATGCCGGAGACCTTGCCCATGGTGGAGCGGGTGGCGATCTGCACCAGGATCGCGTTGTACTGGACTTCCGCGAACTCGAAGAACACGTTGCCGGCCGACAGCAGCATCACGCCGAGCAGCAGGTGGGATTCCTTCGGTTCGACGAAAAAGCAGGCCG
It includes:
- a CDS encoding DUF4235 domain-containing protein; amino-acid sequence: MNNLAEKLLTTGISLAGGYIGTKVVEAGWKAFTGEDAPKDVDDADQSLVRAVVFATITAGISALIRVASQRGAAKAIATFQDRRAAKLGRLEV
- the mnhG gene encoding monovalent cation/H(+) antiporter subunit G: MADIAILQGADGWDVAAAVLIIAGTALSAVAGIGLLRFPDLLSRMHAATKPQVLGLLLVLIGLACVWQAWVWLPILVVAWALQLITAPVSAHLVGRAAYRTKHLKPEYLYTDELFDVVVSQEETDVTTAPKPPRAERPHPRPAKPAKPAKPAK
- a CDS encoding monovalent cation/H+ antiporter complex subunit F produces the protein MMIAEWGLLNWAAAICLVFLTIGLIGAVYRIVRGPSILDRAIATDVLLITLSSGLVVAMVLQDTTDYIIFVVVASVIGFVGSVTLARYTVDAVPEVKRHMEDAEHTDHEHQAGRSSVTGRNAEETLGEIGAVAGMTGSVDAPDSPEGTLHGADHRGAGRVERKENDRG
- a CDS encoding Na+/H+ antiporter subunit E; its protein translation is MSDTTESSAAPRYRHTIEDQISLWSQWPTVIGLTLLWCALWQDFRPGTLLIGLAVALFVLWAFRLPRVPFPGRMNLWYTVVFTVVFLWKIVLASIDVARDAIVKGPNIINSVVAVRLRSHDDLIVTAVGHALALIPGSLVIDVDRPSSTLYLHVLDAENQEQVDAFRQASLSIEARIIRAIGSREDYALVRAEDQAGDGVIRRHLENTASDTGSDAGADAVSEAEKGDRA
- a CDS encoding Na+/H+ antiporter subunit D, encoding MTDFHFVSLAPLAIIMPILGAAAAFMMVRRPKAQIAVTVTAIVLTLILDIALLAHVWDTGAVAVFLGGWEAPIGITLVVDRFSALMLVVSSAIVLAVLLYASAQGVAESDGSGPVSIFHPTYLILVAGVSNAFLAGDLFNLYVGFEILLTASYVLLTLGGTGPRVRAGVTYVVVSVVSSIVFLIAIAMIYGATGTVNMADLAIKLAELNPALQQVLHIMLLVGFGIKAAVFPLSFWLPDSYPTAPAPVTAVFAGLLTKVGVYALVRTETLLFPGDRVNTLLMIVALLTMIVGILGALAQTDIKRVLSFTLVSHIGYMIFGLGLSNVVGLGATIFYVVHHITLQTSLFLVTGLIEFRAGTASTTRLGSMLKLSPLIAVLYLIPALNLGGIPPFSGFLGKLGLMQAGVGQGSGLAMLLVVGSVVTSLLTLLVMMRIWARVFWRKVEDVEDPPSRLVEELERVETGRRPLRTTNAGLALPTLGLVGLGVAFTAVAGPLYDLSDQAAEDMLVRTPYIEAVLGPEAASQGSLDLEVLTDYGIEMPADSSDSPGEFRSVGDSNGHNSSESDDETGGQP
- a CDS encoding Na(+)/H(+) antiporter subunit C, which encodes MTLTAVLILAMGVLFTGAIYLILERTLTRVLLGLVLFTNGTNLLIVLMAGDAGLAPLVRNGVSPDEYFDPLPQALTLTAIVISFATTSFLLAMIYRSWKLARRDEVQADTEDLKVAEQPSFDAEEDAELHEEDSEFITDAEDPNAHYEHATEASPKAPARTQHTDRTHRSTQGDDV
- a CDS encoding Na+/H+ antiporter subunit A, coding for MLIVLIALFAVAMVAPLIFRVMDRSGFLVLAAVPAAGFIWLCTQLPHILASEELLAAGSGADGAGDPLVQTFDWLPSLGVQLSFRMDTLAAFMGLIVLGVGALVLVYCARYFSAGDPKLGSFGAVLLAFAGAMFGLVTTDDLLILYIFWEITSVLSFLLIGHAGHRIFARRSALTALVVTTFGGLAMLIGLLMLGEAAGTYRISDIVLAAPEMLTGPYAGAFMGWAIALVLIGALTKSAQVPFHFWLPAAMAAPTPVSAYLHAAAMVKAGIYLVARLAPGFAEMATWQGLVLGVGMWTMLVGGWRALRQTDIKLVLAYGTVSQLGFLMIANGFGYRDAAMAGLAMLLAHSLFKAPLFMIVGTIDKKAGTRDLTKLSGLWRSQPWLFACALVGAASMAGIPPLFGFMAKESVLEQALHWAEVNTGAIGDSFWHAAWMWAPLVAIVVGSVFTVAYTARFIWGGFATKPAALDPDVDVATLAPNQKMPDTELSRTVSWLGLSPVLLLSLACLVLPFVPEWTGALPTAFGATAAPLQPDDEPAYLALWHGFNVPLLLSGVMLVLGLGAFLLRDRVSAAQDQVPTWFDAARAYRTFMGKLDAFGVWVTGRTQRGELSFYLFIILGVTVGGPLIAMLFPWHDDEGAVTLSNVAFFADWQLTASPALIVVVLAVIIATFTAMVARKRFMTIMLVSVTGYGLAAIFALQGAPDLALTQLLVESIILVAMVLGLRVLPSRVEGARGRNDRWSRALLAVSFGLVMMWVAATVMASRVADPISLDMPQLAYDIGGGSNVVNVILVDIRAWDTFGEITVLAAAATGVASLVFIQQRDRRRRQLGDVADGSVGRVRVPEKGIAKDELATMRRFATVERDAWLVAGRTLAPERRSIIFEVVTRLIFHAVIVLSIYLLLAGHNTPGGGFAGGLIAGLALTIRYLAGGRYELEQALPVPAGVVLGSGLAIAAISGVVPLIFGGQVFQSYDLEATLPLFGYIHPVSSVAFDVGVYLVVVGLVVDVLRSLGSEVDRRAEADTRSQGEAERRRRQARRNAAAAQSASAPTSTPSAPAPSGPSEGSSR
- a CDS encoding MFS transporter, coding for MTTTVQSNPARSRGKRQILVWALWDWGSAAFNAVMVTFVFGTYLASGAFGPDDRGTSWLATGTAIAGVIVAISAPILGQRADRGGRRRFWLALNTLAVVATMAACFFVEPKESHLLLGVMLLSAGNVFFEFAEVQYNAILVQIATRSTMGKVSGIGWGAGYLGGIFLLLIVYVGFIAGDTHWLGITGDDAMNVRIVAVFAAVWFLIFSLPLMLTAPSPRPSAEQANAPRPSLLDSYRELFRTIALLWREERNTFWFLVSSAVFRDGVGAVFTYGGILGTTVYGIATGDVLIFGIVANVIAAAGAFAGGWFDDRFGPKSVIMASLAGLISVAVILFFLEGPQAFWIFGLVLCFFVGPVQSASRAFLGRLTTPERAGEIYGLYATTGRSVSFLAPALIAVLVGIFGDSRWMIVAIVFVLVAGAMLLLRVTDPVQHEEVAAG